The sequence CAGACCACTTTACAAGATCAAGGCCCGAGAGGCATAATTCCGAGGCCAATTTTGGGTCCAAGGCCTAGACATGGCACAAGAACTTCCAAAAAAGCTTTGTAGTCCGTGCTGTGAAAATCTATAAAGTTtctaatataatatttacaaaaacTCAGATCATATGTCATTGCTCAAACTAtactaaatattaattaaaccgatcttttggaacttgaaagaaaaaacacTCGTTCAAAGTTTCGGTCgcttcgattttttttttagtcaaactCAAAACTATCTATTTCCTTTGGGTATTTTTATTACTCGAAAATGtgtccaattttattattattatctttttctcaTTAATTCACGGCACCAACAAATGACCGTGCTTCATGCTTGAAAGAAGAGAAGTTATTGGTGTAACTTGGGGAGGCAGAGGCAGAGTGGCTTGGATAGCAAGCTTTGCGGAGCTCATTGTATTTGTCTAAGTCAAAGTTATGGATTTTCATAagctttttttgtttggctttGAATCGGCGCTGGAAATAGCCTTCAAAAGTGGGTTCTGTAGAGGTCTTTAGAAAGAACCCATAGCCAAGAGCGAAGTGAAGCGAGGTAACAAAGAAGCAAATGGGTTCCATCACGTCCCAACTGAGCTCCCAAAAGGTGAGCCTCATGAAGCCCAGTGTTTGGAGAAAAACGAAGCCCAATCCACAGTATAGTTCACCACGGACCAAGCCCCGGGCTTTACTGTCGATTAGGGCCTTTTGCATTTCCATTTGCTCCAATTCTCTCCTCCTTGGGTCCTTCGGATTGGCTATTGATTCAGAAATCAGTGTCTCCATTGATCTCGCCACCTgtagccaataaaaaaaaaaaatcagttattGAATAATATGCACATATATGCTTAATGGGCTTAATCAGAAATCACTAGTAGTGACACATATCTATAACTTCTTAAACAGCCTAAAAATGAAACTAGACGTGATTAAGAATACATTATGATGGGTTCAGATTACCTTCGGTGCAATTATGCACCGGACATGTGAATACGTGTCCTTATTTTAAGGTGTTCAGTTGACTAATACATTAAACACCGCATTCAATTATGAAGTTGTCCGTCCACTAGGTCCATTGATCATCAAGTCACGGGTCCATATATAGGATCTATTTCTCTCCAAAAATAGGACATGCATTTGGATTAGGCACAGGCAATAAATTTTCGGGACCACGCATGGCAGTGAagttggattttaattttattattattatttttttaatgctaagTTGGATTTTATTAAACAATGCCATAATCTAAAATCCAAATCCTCGTGGACACATTAGACCCAAGTTTCAAAAAACACCAATTATTAGTTTAAGGAAATTTCGGGATACTATACACGTGCAAACAGAAACTTGTTGCATGATGCAAACGTGTCAGTTTCAAACACTCGTGACTCGCAGTGACTATCACTCACACGCCTCTGAGAGCGAGGAGACACGCTCACATGCAAGCATTACGCAAAATAAGGACTTTTGCATTTTAAGGCAAGCGTGTAACCACAGCCTCAAGACGCGCGTGTGACAAACCACATAACCGGTCGTTACAGAAACGCTACCACCCCTTTTAGGTTCCAAAAACGATGACGTTTTGGGACTATATAGGAAATAACGGaaagaataaaattattaaaaaaaaaaaaaaaatggtacctGTTCGGGTCGAAGGAAAACTACGTTCCCCAAAACGATGACGTTTCCCGAGTCATCTAACATTTTGGCAAACTCAGCGCCTTGATCTTCATTTTCACATCCCTGAACACAGACTCGGACGAACTCAGAGTACGAAATCGAGCTCTTCGGAATCTCTCTCAGCTTCGCTTTCAGCTTCTCCACCTGCGAAAGCCTCAGGATCTTCTTCGCCTCCTGGATCGAGATTCCAAAAACCGAATCTCCGGCGAAGGCTGCTTTTTCCGGTGCCGGAGGACTCAGTCCGTCGAGGCTGATCCGATCGCCAGTAATGTTGATGGCTCTGAGCTTCTCTCTAAGCTTGTCTCCGACCGGAACGGAGAGGAACTCCGGTAAGGGACTCATCGCTCTCCGGTGAAGGAATCGCCGGAAAAAGCCTTTCTCGGAGGAGTCCGGCGAGGCTATGTACTCGCGGTGGAAGCTAGATTTGGAAGCGTTTGGAGGTACCACGGTTGAGGATGGTGAGATCGGTGAGAAGTCTTTAGTGACCGCCGGTGATGTAACTCTGTAACCGTCAAATAGTCGCTTCGCTAGCGTTTTCCGAAGCGCCATTGGAAGAAacagagtttgagagagagagagagggagtttTTTTTGGATTCCGATATTTGGGGGCTTATTCGCGTAATAACTATGAGAATTTGGGAAGATAGCTTTGTTGGTATTTATAATGGTCCAGTGTATGAGGATTATAGAGAGAAGAATCTTAGGGGcatccttttttgtttttttgatcaAGAGAGGTGGGAGGGCTAGTATGGTAAAAGAGTTAGAACAatgatatttgtattttttaaaaatatttgtgaatgGAAAACAGGAAAAACGTGTAAAAATATACGTAATgttatctaaaaattgaaaatgaattttttaaccATTCTACACAGGGAGCCCAAGCCTTTTGGGAAATGagaaagtgaaattaattatttttattattctatttataatataatacgTTTACCTTTCTGtaattaatttggttttttttttttttttccttttacagaAGAGTGTGATTAGATTCCAACCGAATtctatttcattatttattgtttagATTCTCTTATGTAGGTAGTAATAGTATCTTTAAAATATGATAAGGAATATGACCaaatttttatgtgaaatattttaattgtaacctttgatttatattttaattttgtttctaaaaaagacttttgatttatatttatgaatgaaatgtgaatattaaaatgtttcaaaattcaTAAGTTTAAAATGACATATCATGGGTTCtagttagttcaactagtaaaatctctgatggttaaataagaggTTTGGAGTTCAATTCTCACCTACATCAAAACTGATTGATATTTtgatttaatgataaagagttattattaggAATGGAtgttataagttgaaattctttatatataaaaaaaagacataacaaatttttaaagaaattataagTTTGGGTTTGATTAGCAAGTGTCCTTTATACATTTGTGAATGAATtatttaagaaagttttgataccacttttataggaaaaaaaaagtattcaattttttttcctataaaaatttcctaaaataattcaCTAAAAAATGTTCTAAGAATATTCACTAACAAAATCCTATAAAATTTACtacttaaaattacaaatcaatatcatatgataataaaatttgtaaagatTATATAGTAAAGTTTGTGTTTTATTAACATAATTCTAATGAAAATGATGCACTCATAACAATATGTAATCTCGGtaagttataaaaaaaacttcttgaaatttgttgtgatgccaaaaaattcatttgaaaatatataattactaCGTCCTAAAAATACACATAAGAATCATATAATTTTAAGTATTACTGaaacaaataattttgttaattagtgTCCTGAGAATAAGATCACATGTTAAGATGTATCAAATACTCtataaaaatgagtttttttgtataatatttttaaaaaattatatactaatatttaGAAGAATCTGGTTAATAGTTTTCtttatagtattttttaataaacaattttagaaaaaaaatttcataccaattttattaaaaaacaaaaaattatcaaaaatatcagttttttttatttttcttttcctatgaaaagtttttaaaaataaaatcctatttaaaAATGCACAATCTTCATAAATTTGTGCATGTATTATTAATAAGtactactatttatttttttttcaaaaaaattaaagtatccTTGGGACATTAATTTAAAGGTTTGAAAACTTATTAGGAAAACGGTAATTAAGGTGGTTCTTATGCAAGTGATTGGCTAGTAGTTTTCACGCGCGCGTAATTAGAGAAAAATGTTGTCATTGAAAGTGTCCAAAGTTTTTGTGAGAAAACAAGAGTGGCCCTCATTTAGTTCGTCCGCAAAGTATGGAAATAAGACATGGTGCTTGGAATTGAGAGCTGGGGATATTAAATAGATTCCAAGGGCTGGTTTGGTAGACAAGCTCAAACTCACATTTCCCACTTTTAAACAACTTTTCAGATTCTCTTAACCAAAGAGGCAAAATCAATGAGTATATTATGTattgggaaatgctaacgagtgtcttTAGGTCACTGATTAAGAAtctagttaaagaaagtttttatagaaaaaaaaacaattaatgttttgacagcttttttcattttccataaaagtgatgtcaaaactttcctaaaataaattgttaataaGTGCCCTTAGGGCGCTCGTTAGCAAATATAGTATTTACAGCACTAAGTATCTTCTCCCTAGTACTGTTGGTAGATACAATTAATCCTTTTACAAATTCGTACTTGTCATTTAATAATTTCgataaatgtaatttttttttttataaattaagaaGTAATTCTTTATTCCATGTtgtataattatgtaaattttattttattaaataaaaattctaaactaCTTTTGACACtagttatagatttttttttttttttttttttttttgagaaagaacacTAGTTATAGATTAATTGATCTTGACCAACAACCATCGTATATTCGAATCACGGTAATTAAtctatttatcttttttatccAATTGTTTTCTCGTTAATTACGTCATTTTTTATGAGTTATATGgcatatatgatttttttttttttgggtcaaattcTCTTCCTTAATGCATGTTTGAtacattgaataaaattattatatgaatGATAACTCTTATTTCTGAGAACAAAAGAAGTAACTAAACCTATTTAAATGTTTGGTTGTAAGTTGTAATATTAGATCAAAACTTAAGatctatatttaaaaaatatattacttaTACAactatatttcctaaaaaaatttgggaggttttttttttttttatgattttattttttgaaattgctATGTGCGCATGAAAAGtttgtatatttaaaaatatattaatttaaaaattattagatctATTAAGAAGTAACTATTATACCagagaggaataattattccttattCTAAAAACTATTCATGATGAATgaggggctgtttggtttttaaaatgtcatcactcatcacttctcactcaattttcgtcactcatcactAAAATTACCCTAATTTGCTATACCCCACACATTTGACACCATCACTCAGTTatgttttcaaccaaaaaagccaaaaaaaataggacCCACACACTCTAACCTCACCTATGCACTTGACCTCCTACCCGGCCCTATTAACTCCACTAACCAGTTGAAACATCACTTTACCATCACATTTCTTCTTAATTTATACTCCACTCACCGTTGGTTTCTTCCTCCCTCGTCCTCATTGAAACCGAGCCCACAACACCTCTCGCTTAACATCCTTACTCCTCATAAAAGCCGATCCAACTCCCCTCGTAACTTCCATCAAGGCTTAAAGTCGATCTGACGCCCCTGTTCTAACTCCCCTGTTCCTCCATTCGTGACCCATTCATGTTTGTTCAAGGAATGGGTATTTTGAAACCCATTCATGATCGTATTTtgaaaccccaaatccaaatccaaacccatcCTTACCCGGTCATGGAGTGCAGTGAAgaccaaaaatattttgtgatgaagaaccaaaaaaaaaaaaaagaaaagaaaagaaaagaaagaactgCAGAgttgagaccaaaaaaaaaaaaaaaaagaagcttaaaatgaagaaagcttacaacaaagaaaaaaaaaaatcgtgatgatctcaaaaaagaaagaggaaaagagatgGTTTGAAGGCGGCAGATGGGTATGGAGAGAAGAGAGTGGCTTGggaagagaagaggaagaagaaaaaaaagaaagaaaagaaatggtctGAAGGATGAGAGAGTCATTGGTAGT is a genomic window of Quercus lobata isolate SW786 chromosome 2, ValleyOak3.0 Primary Assembly, whole genome shotgun sequence containing:
- the LOC115974281 gene encoding calcium uniporter protein 4, mitochondrial encodes the protein MALRKTLAKRLFDGYRVTSPAVTKDFSPISPSSTVVPPNASKSSFHREYIASPDSSEKGFFRRFLHRRAMSPLPEFLSVPVGDKLREKLRAINITGDRISLDGLSPPAPEKAAFAGDSVFGISIQEAKKILRLSQVEKLKAKLREIPKSSISYSEFVRVCVQGCENEDQGAEFAKMLDDSGNVIVLGNVVFLRPEQVARSMETLISESIANPKDPRRRELEQMEMQKALIDSKARGLVRGELYCGLGFVFLQTLGFMRLTFWELSWDVMEPICFFVTSLHFALGYGFFLKTSTEPTFEGYFQRRFKAKQKKLMKIHNFDLDKYNELRKACYPSHSASASPSYTNNFSSFKHEARSFVGAVN